acacaggttagtggtaattgattgcagactaaggaattgtagaagaAGTTAAAAGgtgagaatggacccaaagattaagtggtggaaattgaaagaggaagaactgagagtcttgtttaagaaaagagtgctggaagcaataaggttacatgaggatgtacaagaatggtggaccgagaatagtaaagtgattctaaggatccgTGAGGAAGTACTTgaaaagtcatcaggaagaagacccccaaatgataaagaatcgtggtggtggaataaTGAGGTGCAAGGACGGGTAAAACCAAGAAATAAGCCAAGAAGAAGTCAGATCTATCAGGACAGGAGCAgggtaaagaaaattataaacaaggaaagaaagaagcaagaaaattagtagcaaaggcaaaggcagaggcaTCAAATGAAATCTAtagagagatggaaacaccagaaggagagaagaaattatcatgaattgctaaggcccgagatgctgtatCCAAAGACCTGGCACATataaggcaaataaaatatagcAATGGCATAGTTCTAGAAGAAGAGGGTGAAAttaaagaaggtgggaaacttattttgaaggattaTTGAATGAGGAGAACTCAAGTCTTGGAgaagaaggcatagatatcttgtgggacctggcacagaagatcttcaatcaggaaaagatgccagaggaatggagaggaagcctaatcattcccatctataaggggaagggagacatccaggaatgtagcaactacagaggaataaagctgataagccatactatgaaaatatgggagatcattgagaagagactcagagatgaaacaacaattggtgaggaacaatttggattcatgccaggaagagggagtgtaaaagcaatatttgctttgagacagatgatagaaaaacatcgggaggaacaaaaaggattacatatggtctttattgacatggagaaggcatacaatcgagtaccacgtcaggagctctgaagatgtatgagagaaaagggagtccttgAGAAATACGTAacaatcacccaagatatgtatgaaagggcagaagcaaatgttaaaagCAGTATAGGCccaacagaaagtttcccagtaaatgtgggactacatcaggggtctgcattgagcccttacctatttgatctggtcatggatgtagtaacacaaggtattagagatcagtctccttggtgtatgtttTTTGCTGATGGTGTTATACTATGCTGAtggtgttatactgtgtagcactaggcgagaggtagtagaagagaaactggaggagtggagaagagaaatgggaaATAGGAGATTGAAGATAAGcaagaaaaagacagagtatttgagattgaaaaattctGAGAATGGGGAATTTAGttcacaaggagagagattgaaaagagctgaaaatttcaggtatttaggatcaacagttacagaggatgatctgggggcagaaataaaccacagaatacaagcaggatggaagaattggaaaagaaGTGCGccgagtactatgcgacaggagaataggggttaaaatgaaaggtaaagtacacagaacagttgtgagaccggcaatgatgtatagaGCGGAGACGTGGacaataaagaagacaaaagagaagtagatggatgtggcagagatgagaatgttgagatggatatgtggggtgacaagaagagataagatacggaatgaggtaattaggggtaccacaggagttaaaacactatcagataagatccaagaaagtagactaaagtggtatggtcatgtcataggaagagatgaacagtatattgggaggagagtaatggaaatagaggtacagggaatgagaaggagagagagaccaaagagAAGATGGGTGTACTGTATCAAGgacgaccttcgatcaaagggattaaccggtgatgaggtgtgggaaagaggtcgatggagaaagctgaccagaaacatcgaccccacatagaagtgggaaaagatgtagacaaagaagatatactatatatatatatatatatatatatatatatatatatatatatatatatgtatatatatatatatatatatatatatatatatatatatatatatatgtatatatatatatatatatatatatatatatatatatatacatatatatatatatatatatatatatatatatatatatacacatatatatatatatatatatatatatatatatatatatatatatatatatatatgtatatatatatatatatatatatatatatatatatatatatatatatatatatatatatatatatatatatatatatataaatagatatacatatatatatacatatatatatatatatatatatatatatatatatatctatatatatatataaatttcttcctcatactttggatcaaaccctagccacttctaattaaaggccaggtcgactccaaccatgccaccagagatcATTAAAGAAGtccgaacctaactgctacctcCAGTAccggatttacttggcgagacatcagtctctttaccagcgagttttccctaatTTCCAGGCCCAacaggtgacacgattgatagtaaatcattcaaattacccgtaatgagtcaatatggataaatatcaatacaatatcgtgcctaaatagaaataaatttctatctaatacttgggattgaaccctagccccttctgatgaaaggccaggtggatTCTAACCATTCCTTGAGAgggcataaaagaagtcggaacctacctgctaatctgcagttcaggatttacctggcgagacatcaatctctttaccagcgagttttccctgacttcccagcTCATCAGATGAcatgattgatagtaattcattcaaattatccctaatgagtcaatatggataaatatcaacaaaatatcgtgctcaaatagaaataaattagcagttaggttacgacttcttttatggcctctggtgacatggttggaatcgaccttcCTTTCATTataggggctagggttcaatcccaagtgtgagatagaaatttatttatatttgagctcaatattgttttgatatttatccatattgactcattagaggtaatttgaataaattactatcaaTAGTGGTACCTGGTGGGCCAGAAAGTCgaggaaaactcactggtaaagagactgatgtctcaccaggtaaatcctgaactgcagattagcagttaggttccgacttcttttatggatgCAGGTGGCATGGTTGGAGTCGACCtagcctttaattagaaggggctagggttcgatcccaagtatgaggaaaaaatttatttctatttaagcacgatattgggctgatatatatatatatatatatatatataaatatatatatatatatatatatatatatatatatatatatatatatatatatatatatacactcacacactaagacatatatatatatatatatatacatatatatatgtatataaacactcacacactaagacatgtatatatctatatctatatatatctatatatatatatatatatatatatatatatatatatatatatacgtatatctcttactctctctcactctaaatacatatatatatatatatatatatatatatatatatatatatatttatatataaatatgtatatgtatatatatatatatatatatatatatatatatatatatatatatatatatatatatatatatactgtagatatatatatatatatatatatatatatatatatatatatatatatatatatatacatatatgtgtgtgtgtgtatacatatatatatatatatatatatatgtatatatatatatatatatatatatatctttatttacctatatatttatatatatacatatatatgtttatatatacatatatatatacatatatatatatatatatatatatatatatatatatatatatatatatttatatgtatatatatatacatacatatatatatacatatatatatataaatatatatatatatatatatatatatatatatatatatatatatatatatatagttagatatatgtatatatatatatatatatatatatattatatatatatatatatatatatatatatactgcatatatatgtttatatatatatatatatatatagacagatagatagatagatatagatatatatatatatatatatatatatatatatatatatatatatatatatatatatatatatatatatagatatattgttagatttttcattCCAGTGGAAAGTATGAACATTAAAGGTGAGGGAAAATATTTTTTAGGAATgaatctttgatatatatacatatatatatatatatatatatatatatatatatatatatatatatatatatatatatatatatatatttatatatattaatgtatatatatatatgtatatatatatatatatgtatgtatatatatatatatacttatacacacacatatatatatatatatatatatatatatatatatatatatgtatacatatgcatatacatatacatatacatatacatgtacatgtacatgtacatatatatatatatatatatatatatgtgtgtgtgtatatatataaatatatatatacatatatatatatatatatatatatatgtgtatatatataaatatatatatacatatatatatatatatatatatatatatgtgtgtatatatataaatatatatatatatatatatatatatatatatatacatacatatatatatatatatatatatatatatatatatatatatatatatacatatatatatatatatatatatatatatatacctgtatatatatatatacaaatataaataaatatataaatatatatatatatatatatatatatatatatatttatatatatatttatatatatatatgtatatatatatatatatatatatatatatatatacatatgtatgtatatatatatatgtaaatgcatatatatgcttatatatatatatatatatatatatatatatatatatatatatatatatagatatatatatatatatatatatatatatatatatgctgtacatatatatatatatatatatatatatatatatatatatttatatatatactgtatatatatatatatatatatatatatatatatatatatatatatatatatatatttatatatatactgtatatatatatatatatatatatatatatatatatatatatatattgttcggtAATAGTGCATAAATGAGGGGTATGATACTTGCTGAATGCACACCATATATTgtatacaactgaaaaaaaaaatgaaggtaccGTCCGAAAGGTACCATCAGCGAACCAGTTCTCTGAGCGTTCTAGTAAATCGAGGTTTCTCTGTGTCGAAAAAATCAATATACGATCATTTATGGGACCCGAGTCATACATAAGAAACCGTTTTCCTCTGTGAGTTTTGGTAAATTCTTCCGGGATGATAAGATCTTCTTGGCAATCGGGCAAAGCAGGGGCATCatttttcttagctcgtatatTCCTCTTCATATTTGATATTGATGGGAGTTTCACCGCAACAGCCCCACTTACCCCCTTTGAAGCAAAAGACACTATATAATGGGGTGTATCCCGACTATTGATTGCatcctctctcactttttcttgAACTCTGGCAGCCCCATCTCCTGCATGATTGTGGTCACCAatctctttttctatattatcatcgatggtgatagcacgagcagaacatttaaatttctcgcacatttcacatttccaataaatttGGTTATTTACTCCTTTGTTcttgatatataaatatccatttaaacATAATTTCTTCCTTCCCACTCTCAACATACGTTGCTTCCATCTTGATGGGTTGAGGCTACTGGAGAAAAATATAACAGGAaaaactaaattcagaattttgtaaACAGAATGAGAAGCGTTTAGAATGCTAATGGCATCTTTATGAATTGGTCTTtagcgcttatgggatactttcgattgtgttcgagaaatttacgcttggaatgctaatagcctctttaaaaattggtctttggcgcttatgggatactttcgattgtgttcgaaaaatttacttgtttgttttcgattaattgacattcgagaaaatgatagttcgagaaattatttttcagtcaattgaattcgagaaatttaccttcgcacAATTGATTTCAAGAAATatgcctgacacacacacacacacatatatatatatatatatatatatatatatatatatatatatatatatatatatatatatatatatacatatatatatatatatatatatgtatatatatatatatatatatatatatatatatatatatatatatatatatatatatatatatatcatgtgtgtatagatatatatgtatatatgtatatatatatatatatatatatatatatatatatatatatatatatatatatatatatatatatataaatatattatattgtattatggtcgtgtggtctgggaaccaaaatataatatcatatattacGACTGGTAAGGTGCACAACTTCTTAAGTTCCaaactcacatttttttttttttttttttttttacgttaatctATCATATTTGAGTAACAGCCGAACTCTGAGAAGATTAAACAACGCCCAGTCGGCAgtatataaaatcactgaatatccaaaggtctctttagtgCAATCAAACCAAAACTGGGTAATATCATTAATATCTATTCAAACCTCGTCtcactacgattctttaacagagatacgagagagtactgtgagAAAAAagctggtgattgaaataatacactctttacaaaaatgaatatatgctatagaaattacaacattttgaaagaatttacataaagaagataaatcactcgaaatattaagtctgagcagaGCTTAGATCAAGACAAAAGAAATGAATACTCATaaactatacaatcacttgattcactggaaattgaattttacaccatttaatcttgatacttattgaaaatagataacctttaacactctaaggattaaactcttaaagaaattacataaagtagctgACAAACTCATGactttagctcacacaaagttaaCCAGATAGCGATACAAATATACTTATTGTTTTCACACAAACCTTTCAGCGCCAgttttatgttggttgaatattgtctggtgatttcagcatattactcacctggaaataataatacagtagttagatgaggaTATTAGATCCAAGCCTCGTAGCCGACTTGTCTTCTGGGTTGGATGGGttataatcagagacagacttcTAAATGGAATACGTTTAATGTATTTGGGAatacattgctctgtgactctgggcttctaagttccaactccca
The nucleotide sequence above comes from Palaemon carinicauda isolate YSFRI2023 chromosome 18, ASM3689809v2, whole genome shotgun sequence. Encoded proteins:
- the LOC137657466 gene encoding uncharacterized protein codes for the protein MDPKIKWWKLKEEELRVLFKKRVLEAIRLHEDVQEWWTENSKVILRIREEVLEKSSGRRPPNDKESWWWNNEVQGRVKPRNKPRRSQIYQDRSRVKKIINKERKKQEN